A DNA window from Pseudoalteromonas marina contains the following coding sequences:
- the tsaB gene encoding tRNA (adenosine(37)-N6)-threonylcarbamoyltransferase complex dimerization subunit type 1 TsaB produces MIKSNILALDASTEALSLVLHYKGETFHHFEECPQQHSQKILPLIDELLAKANCKLKELDVIGFGQGPGSFTGVRISVAIAQGLAYSTNLPLVGVSTLAVMAQQAYEQNNSSLVFPSIDARMGEIYFAQYQENNGLMELVNNECVIKPELLTNEYITSNEASVAVGTGFKTYPDALANFENITINTDITLPDARFMLAFVDAAFIAGQGVQASDAQPKYVRDTVTWKKLPGRE; encoded by the coding sequence ATGATCAAAAGTAATATTCTTGCCCTTGATGCTTCAACAGAAGCACTATCACTTGTTTTACATTATAAGGGAGAGACATTTCATCATTTTGAAGAGTGCCCTCAGCAGCATAGTCAAAAAATTCTACCTTTGATTGATGAGTTATTGGCCAAAGCAAATTGTAAATTAAAAGAACTGGATGTTATTGGTTTTGGCCAAGGGCCCGGTAGTTTTACAGGCGTAAGAATTAGTGTTGCTATAGCTCAAGGGTTAGCGTACTCAACTAATTTACCATTGGTAGGTGTTTCTACATTGGCTGTTATGGCGCAACAAGCATACGAGCAAAACAACAGCTCACTTGTTTTTCCAAGTATAGATGCGCGTATGGGTGAAATTTACTTTGCACAATACCAAGAAAATAATGGTTTAATGGAATTAGTTAATAACGAGTGTGTTATTAAACCTGAACTTTTAACTAATGAGTATATAACGAGTAACGAAGCATCAGTTGCAGTAGGCACAGGTTTTAAAACGTACCCTGATGCATTAGCAAACTTTGAAAACATCACTATTAATACAGACATAACATTACCAGATGCACGTTTTATGCTTGCCTTTGTTGATGCCGCCTTTATTGCAGGCCAGGGCGTTCAAGCAAGTGATGCCCAACCAAAGTACGTTCGTGATACTGTAACATGGAAAAAGTTACCAGGGCGCGAATAA
- a CDS encoding alkaline phosphatase — translation MKKQLSVLALMCTASGAMAETAPKNVIYMIGDGMGPAYTTAYRYFKDDPTTKSVEQTVFDTMLTGMARTYPDDHTVVTDSAASATALSSGHKSYNGAIAVDTDKKPLKTMLEIAKQRGMTTALLATSQINHATPASFAAHNESRNNYDEIANDYIDNKITGKLPVDLMLGGGTKYFIRDDRNLVDEFKAAGYQYGDDIQNLDQITQLPAIGLYAAKGLPFALDENPTRLTKLTSKALDLLDNQNKDGFFVMIEGSQIDWCGHANDIACAMAEMDDFASAIEKAKAYVDKNKDTLLVITADHSTGGLTLGAHGQYKWEADVVHGVKATAGTITQHLLESDDLKSVWNKYTSIAFTPENKIKLEQAKSMGDKALNLAVKSIISDTSFTGWTTGGHTAVDVQVFAYGKGSEQFVGSQNNTDIADKLIHFIEQ, via the coding sequence ATGAAAAAACAACTAAGTGTGTTAGCTCTAATGTGCACTGCATCTGGTGCAATGGCCGAAACTGCACCTAAAAATGTAATTTATATGATTGGTGATGGCATGGGGCCTGCTTATACTACTGCTTATCGTTATTTTAAAGATGACCCCACTACAAAGTCTGTTGAGCAAACCGTTTTTGATACCATGCTGACAGGAATGGCGCGTACTTACCCTGACGATCACACAGTTGTAACCGATAGCGCCGCAAGTGCGACAGCGTTGAGCAGCGGGCATAAAAGTTATAATGGTGCAATTGCCGTAGATACTGATAAAAAACCACTTAAAACAATGCTTGAAATCGCTAAACAGCGAGGCATGACTACAGCCCTATTAGCTACATCACAAATAAACCACGCTACACCAGCAAGCTTTGCCGCTCATAATGAATCACGTAATAATTACGACGAAATTGCTAATGATTATATTGATAATAAAATCACAGGCAAACTACCCGTTGACCTAATGCTGGGTGGTGGTACTAAATACTTTATTCGAGACGACAGAAATTTAGTTGACGAATTTAAAGCAGCGGGTTACCAGTATGGTGACGATATTCAAAACCTTGATCAAATTACGCAACTTCCAGCTATCGGTTTATATGCCGCTAAAGGCTTACCTTTTGCGTTAGACGAAAACCCAACAAGGTTAACTAAGCTTACTTCTAAAGCACTCGACCTTCTAGACAATCAAAATAAAGATGGTTTTTTTGTAATGATTGAAGGTAGCCAAATTGATTGGTGTGGGCATGCAAATGATATAGCCTGTGCCATGGCCGAAATGGATGACTTTGCATCTGCTATCGAAAAAGCTAAAGCGTATGTTGATAAAAATAAAGATACTTTATTAGTTATAACTGCTGATCACTCTACAGGTGGCTTAACATTGGGTGCGCACGGCCAATATAAGTGGGAAGCAGATGTTGTGCATGGCGTAAAAGCAACAGCAGGTACAATTACACAACACTTACTTGAGTCTGATGATTTAAAATCAGTGTGGAATAAATATACCAGCATTGCATTTACCCCTGAAAACAAAATAAAACTTGAGCAAGCTAAATCTATGGGTGACAAAGCACTCAACTTAGCCGTTAAAAGTATTATTAGTGACACAAGCTTTACTGGATGGACTACGGGTGGCCATACTGCAGTAGACGTACAAGTTTTTGCTTATGGTAAAGGGAGTGAACAATTTGTTGGTTCTCAAAATAATACAGATATAGCTGATAAGTTAATACACTTTATAGAACAGTAA
- a CDS encoding alpha/beta hydrolase, producing the protein MRPFNIKTRNLDIHGLKIGSGEEVVIALHGWLDNCNSFKPMLDGQKPEQTWYCIDFSGHGLTSWRSDDAHYYFVDYIDDVYQFIEAIGADKVHLVGHSMGAMVAGLFASCFSQMVKSVNFIEGIGCVTTPSEAVTEQLKNAVLNRARTHNKKTRIYPCKKDIYEARSKTTDLDVELISLLMERNIKTVSKGFALTTDPKLKNHSGFRFDEVQCIGAIKELIAPCQLILGNQGYAFVKQNLEKYINYYNDLSVINVEGGHHCHMQSSKECYEHIQAFMVQSGAR; encoded by the coding sequence GTGCGGCCATTTAATATTAAAACACGTAATTTAGATATTCATGGTTTAAAAATAGGCTCTGGTGAAGAGGTAGTAATAGCACTTCACGGTTGGTTAGATAATTGTAATAGTTTTAAGCCCATGCTTGATGGCCAAAAGCCAGAGCAAACTTGGTACTGTATTGATTTTTCTGGACATGGTTTAACATCGTGGCGCAGTGATGACGCTCATTACTATTTTGTTGATTACATCGATGATGTTTATCAATTTATTGAAGCCATTGGTGCTGACAAAGTTCATTTAGTCGGGCATTCTATGGGAGCTATGGTCGCGGGTCTTTTCGCCAGTTGCTTTAGTCAAATGGTTAAATCGGTAAATTTTATTGAGGGTATTGGCTGCGTAACAACACCCAGCGAGGCAGTTACGGAGCAACTAAAAAATGCTGTGCTTAATCGTGCAAGAACGCATAATAAAAAAACAAGAATATATCCCTGTAAAAAAGATATTTACGAGGCACGGTCTAAAACAACCGACTTAGATGTTGAATTAATTTCGCTATTGATGGAACGAAATATCAAAACAGTCTCTAAGGGTTTTGCACTAACAACCGATCCTAAGCTCAAAAATCATTCAGGTTTTAGGTTTGATGAAGTGCAATGTATTGGTGCAATAAAAGAATTAATTGCACCATGCCAATTAATTTTAGGTAACCAAGGTTACGCGTTTGTAAAACAAAATTTAGAAAAATATATTAATTATTACAATGACTTGAGTGTAATTAATGTGGAGGGCGGGCACCATTGCCATATGCAAAGTAGCAAAGAATGTTAT